The following nucleotide sequence is from Tribolium castaneum strain GA2 chromosome 5, icTriCast1.1, whole genome shotgun sequence.
ATTTTCCCAGGCACTAAATGGGCAAACCTTTGCCCATCATCTGAATGGTACCGACTGGAAGCACAGTTGTGGCGCAATTCTACCTGAGATTGTTACTTACCCCAAGGTTgggaattttttttgcttggcTGCGTTTATTTTGGCATGGTCTCGCGGGCGCGGACAGTCTTTCAGACTGTGAGCATCTCCGCAGTTGAAACATGACATCACGCTTTTCGCCGGCTTTGTGTCATCCTCAACTGTTTCCTCCGTGTTTATTACAAACTTGGTCGTGTACCGCAAATGCGTCCCGTCTGCGTTTGGCGAAGGCTTGGCGTCGACCACGAACAGCTCTTTCTTCacttttgaatgtttttttcgttttttcaaagTGTCGGTCACACTACTTGGAATATTCTCACTTCGGTAAACCTCAAAGAAGAGATCATTTTCAAGCCGTGCTTGTAACTCAGGAAATGTGCTTATAAATTCTAAAAATCTGGTTTTGTACAAATCTGCAGCAACGTCGGTGTGAAAAGTGATGCTAATGCACGGGCTCAGTATGCTTTCCTCCACAGTTATTGCTTCGGATTTTTCCTCAACGGGTGTTTCTGTCTTAGCTTCCTCAGTGCCCACGGTCGGGCACAGCACCGTTTCCTCAACAATTACCGTTTCCGATTTAGACTCTTCAATGAGTGTTTCTGATTTAGACTCTTCAATGAGTGTTTCTGATTTAGACTCTTCATTGGGTGTTGGTGGGGTTTCTTCCACCACGACTGTAGTGTCCGATTTTTGTTCAATGAATGTTTCTGATGTTGGTTCTTCGTTGGCTATTTCCAGCCCAGGCTCTTTGCTTGTTTCGGAGGAGGCGTTTTGGCTTGTGCTTTCTAGGTTAGGGGCTTCAACGTCAGTTTCAACACAAA
It contains:
- the LOC660932 gene encoding zinc finger CCHC domain-containing protein 8 homolog, whose translation is MMFENGSLKRKSCELEPGEVENESDEPKLKLLCVETDVEAPNLESTSQNASSETSKEPGLEIANEEPTSETFIEQKSDTTVVVEETPPTPNEESKSETLIEESKSETLIEESKSETVIVEETVLCPTVGTEEAKTETPVEEKSEAITVEESILSPCISITFHTDVAADLYKTRFLEFISTFPELQARLENDLFFEVYRSENIPSSVTDTLKKRKKHSKVKKELFVVDAKPSPNADGTHLRYTTKFVINTEETVEDDTKPAKSVMSCFNCGDAHSLKDCPRPRDHAKINAAKQKKFPTLGRYHSDDGQRFAHLVPGKISSELRRALGLYRDEAPHYVYLMRSMGYPPGWLEEAKIEHSNLDMFDIDGKNVRGKARKRGLDETKIIDYPGFNVPFENGIVDDYHKYGVAPYSDVFNKKAMIDVYNKLYVQQEDDLEACDMDLDQSFEEDPKIMSQPERNSPSLVDLEQQKQQLLEELNDEPKDVEKSDLDKEFLAVKESCFGTPILKSGSPYSTLPDPDKFSKDVSPVINFENLPNSTGKYEQLSDVLQKVRDTLKKKQNT